In Mycobacterium gallinarum, a single window of DNA contains:
- a CDS encoding uracil-DNA glycosylase — MHSGHVDLKLPHPRTGALFASPVPPGAGWPGDVASPATPVATKSTQVVRLAAAAMSIEQLDAEISVCRACPRLVRWREDVAVGKRKSYADQPYWGRPIPGWGSPRPRVMVVGLAPAAHGGNRTGRVFTGDRSGDFLFAGLHRAGLANQALCVDAADGLALNDTRIAAAVRCAPPANAPTPEERITCAPWLDAEWRLTRASVRVIIALGGFGWRAALEMVRNGGATIGSPAPRFGHGVTADLGEVTLIGCFHPSQQNTFTGRLTAQMLDDVFVRAKALASDE, encoded by the coding sequence ATGCACAGTGGTCATGTGGATTTGAAGCTGCCCCATCCGCGTACCGGCGCGCTGTTCGCCTCGCCGGTACCACCCGGTGCCGGCTGGCCTGGAGACGTCGCCTCTCCCGCGACCCCGGTCGCGACCAAGTCGACGCAGGTGGTCCGGCTGGCCGCCGCGGCGATGTCGATCGAGCAACTCGACGCCGAGATATCCGTCTGCCGTGCCTGTCCGCGGCTCGTGCGGTGGCGCGAGGACGTGGCCGTCGGCAAGCGCAAGTCCTACGCCGACCAACCGTATTGGGGGCGGCCCATACCCGGGTGGGGGTCACCGCGTCCGCGGGTGATGGTCGTCGGACTGGCGCCTGCGGCGCATGGTGGCAACCGCACTGGCAGGGTCTTCACCGGAGACCGATCCGGTGACTTTCTCTTCGCCGGACTGCACCGTGCAGGCCTGGCGAATCAGGCACTTTGCGTCGATGCCGCTGATGGGTTGGCGCTCAACGACACTCGGATCGCTGCCGCGGTGCGATGCGCACCGCCGGCCAATGCGCCGACACCGGAGGAGCGGATCACCTGCGCGCCATGGCTGGACGCCGAGTGGCGCCTGACACGTGCGTCGGTTCGAGTGATCATTGCGCTCGGCGGGTTCGGGTGGCGGGCCGCACTGGAGATGGTCCGCAACGGTGGCGCAACCATCGGATCGCCGGCACCGCGCTTCGGCCACGGCGTGACCGCTGACCTCGGTGAGGTCACGCTCATCGGCTGCTTCCACCCGAGTCAGCAGAACACGTTCACCGGGCGCCTCACTGCGCAGATGCTCGACGACGTGTTCGTGCGGGCGAAGGCTCTAGCATCCGACGAATAG
- a CDS encoding L-lactate permease: MYQQVLDPVANSLAWSAVIAALPLLLLFVLLGALKVTAWVASLISLAVSIVIAVLVYGMPIGQTLLAGTEGAAFGFFPILWIVINAIWVYQMTVETGHFDVLRRSFSQVSDDQRIQAIIIAFSFGALIEALAGFGTPVAVTSVMLMALGFKPLKAAVIALVANTAPVAFGAMATPIITLGKVTEIPVDTLGAMVGRQTPILALFVPLALVAIVDGWRGIRETWLAAVVCGFVFAVAQYATSNFLSVPLADVVASLLSAAAVVALVRVWRPRHAYTEQPTPVAGGAADEPSADFAQRVENADGRHDSRADVVRAYAPYAIIIAVFVVCQISAVKSLLEKATFTFNWPGLDVVDPDGDPLSLTKFSLNLLTTPGTQMLVAGILTMIALKLSAPRALKAYGSTLHQLRWAIVTVMAVLALAFVMNLSGQTITLGTWMAATGGLFAVISPILGWLGVAVTGSDTSANSLFGALQVTAANQAGLSDVLMAASNSSGGVLGKMISPQNLAIAAAAVGLDGKEGDIFRRVVLWSLGFLLLMCILSGLQATPVLSWMVPS, encoded by the coding sequence ATGTATCAGCAAGTTCTCGATCCAGTCGCCAACTCGCTCGCCTGGAGTGCGGTGATCGCCGCGCTGCCGCTGCTCCTGCTGTTCGTCTTGCTGGGCGCTTTGAAGGTCACCGCCTGGGTGGCGTCGCTGATATCGCTGGCCGTAAGCATCGTGATCGCCGTCCTGGTTTACGGCATGCCGATCGGGCAGACCTTGCTGGCCGGGACCGAGGGTGCCGCGTTCGGGTTCTTCCCGATTCTGTGGATCGTCATCAATGCGATCTGGGTGTACCAAATGACCGTCGAGACAGGGCATTTCGACGTGTTGCGCCGCTCGTTCAGCCAGGTGAGTGACGACCAGCGGATCCAGGCCATCATCATCGCCTTCTCGTTCGGCGCGCTGATCGAGGCGTTGGCCGGATTCGGCACCCCGGTGGCGGTCACCTCGGTGATGCTGATGGCGCTCGGCTTCAAGCCGCTGAAGGCCGCCGTGATCGCATTGGTCGCCAACACCGCGCCCGTCGCGTTCGGCGCCATGGCGACTCCGATCATCACGTTGGGCAAGGTCACCGAGATACCGGTCGACACCCTGGGCGCGATGGTGGGTCGGCAGACGCCGATTCTGGCGCTGTTCGTTCCGCTGGCTCTGGTCGCCATCGTCGACGGCTGGCGCGGCATCCGGGAGACGTGGTTGGCGGCGGTGGTCTGCGGATTCGTGTTCGCCGTCGCGCAGTACGCCACGTCGAACTTCCTGTCCGTGCCGCTGGCCGATGTGGTCGCATCGCTGCTGTCCGCCGCCGCGGTGGTCGCGCTGGTACGGGTCTGGCGGCCGCGGCACGCATACACCGAACAGCCGACCCCCGTCGCGGGCGGTGCGGCCGACGAACCGTCCGCGGACTTCGCCCAGCGAGTTGAGAATGCCGACGGCCGTCACGATTCGCGCGCCGATGTCGTTCGGGCGTATGCGCCGTACGCCATCATCATCGCGGTCTTCGTCGTATGCCAGATCTCGGCGGTGAAGAGCCTGCTCGAGAAAGCCACGTTCACGTTCAATTGGCCGGGACTCGATGTCGTCGACCCGGACGGCGACCCGTTGTCACTCACCAAGTTCAGCCTGAACCTGCTCACCACCCCGGGCACTCAGATGCTCGTTGCAGGCATCCTCACGATGATTGCGTTGAAGCTCTCGGCGCCGCGCGCGCTGAAAGCGTACGGCTCGACGCTGCACCAGCTCCGGTGGGCGATCGTGACGGTGATGGCGGTGCTGGCGTTGGCGTTTGTGATGAACCTGTCCGGTCAGACGATCACGCTCGGCACATGGATGGCCGCGACGGGTGGATTGTTCGCGGTGATCTCACCCATCCTGGGATGGCTCGGGGTAGCCGTCACAGGGTCGGACACGTCGGCGAACTCACTGTTCGGCGCACTGCAGGTGACCGCGGCCAATCAGGCCGGGCTTTCGGACGTTCTGATGGCGGCCTCGAATAGCTCGGGCGGCGTCCTGGGCAAGATGATCTCACCGCAGAACCTCGCCATTGCGGCCGCGGCCGTCGGTCTCGACGGCAAGGAAGGCGACATCTTCCGCAGGGTCGTGCTGTGGAGCCTGGGCTTCCTGTTACTGATGTGCATCCTGTCGGGGCTGCAGGCCACCCCGGTGCTGTCGTGGATGGTGCCGTCATGA
- a CDS encoding helix-turn-helix transcriptional regulator — translation MISGDPLAGRDSELLAIRRALSGGSKNSGVVIVGAAGVGKTRLAREVLARAETAGERTNWIVGTESARALPLGAFTALIGDAIADPMPNVRHLINSFVAQQRQGRVLIGVDDAHLLDGLSAHVVHQLANTHNARLVVTLRAGTKPPDAITALWKDSLLARLDLEPLTVDATRAMIETALGGVVDARSARRFWKLTGGNALFLHQLVKDQVAAGRMRLMAGVWMWDGDVAVSQSISDMVGRQLHELTPEMAVVVDLLSQCEPLAVDVLCDLVGRGDLEDAERMRLITIERSGDQLMARLAHPLYGELRRAAAGEMYLSKIRGRLAQRLARDADADSQATVRRALLALESDLPPDPQLCLQAAQYAMTLLDLDLADRFATAAASAGAPDALGVRAMNLLLLGRGPQAENVLREIGEGGAAGANQWNTLRAANMIWMLGRCNDAAALLQNSGPDTESPADAAARTAVEACVDAVSARCGAAAEKATAALKSGLLSDFHAMLASVALTMALGALGRGDDLTTVAQGALDRAITSFQASHMRFWFGSVYARACRLTGRTEECVAMVERLADSAREVPGLAYANLASLMGVAELMRGDVRSAAKLLHEALAGVERHSVRTGLRPATCFLLAEAHAKLGEAEAAKEAIVEAQKCVPPDYLFMQTALSIATGWSLAANGCVNEAIRAVKSAAAQARQREQPTHELACLQVAAQWGDVSGAVRAREIANDLDLPLAKAVAQHAESLAANDGEGLLRASSDYQAMGDRATAADVAAQAAVAFTADQQRKRGLWAAALAKELSDACGGLCTPALRSPASQPLTGRQREIVELIVAGLSNRQIADRLVMSVRSVEGHVYRACQRVGASSREELTRIARAGPAATR, via the coding sequence GTGATCAGCGGGGATCCGCTGGCAGGGCGCGACAGCGAGCTTTTGGCGATTCGTCGCGCACTCAGCGGGGGAAGCAAGAATTCAGGCGTTGTGATCGTGGGCGCTGCAGGGGTCGGAAAGACCCGGCTCGCACGCGAAGTCCTCGCGCGCGCCGAAACCGCCGGGGAGCGCACCAACTGGATCGTCGGTACCGAGTCCGCGCGGGCACTCCCGCTGGGTGCTTTCACGGCGCTGATCGGCGATGCGATCGCCGATCCCATGCCCAATGTACGGCACCTGATCAATTCCTTTGTCGCGCAACAGCGTCAGGGGCGTGTCCTGATCGGCGTCGATGATGCTCACCTGCTCGACGGCCTGTCCGCGCATGTGGTTCATCAACTTGCCAATACGCATAACGCCCGTCTTGTGGTGACCCTGCGGGCAGGCACGAAACCACCCGATGCCATCACCGCGCTGTGGAAGGACAGCCTGCTCGCACGTCTGGATCTCGAGCCGCTGACCGTCGATGCCACGCGCGCCATGATCGAGACCGCTCTCGGCGGCGTGGTGGACGCCCGCAGCGCGCGTCGCTTCTGGAAGCTCACCGGCGGAAACGCGCTGTTCCTGCACCAGCTCGTCAAGGATCAGGTCGCCGCGGGCCGGATGCGACTGATGGCCGGCGTCTGGATGTGGGACGGCGACGTCGCGGTGTCGCAAAGCATCAGCGACATGGTCGGTCGACAACTGCACGAGCTCACACCAGAGATGGCCGTGGTCGTCGACCTCCTGTCGCAGTGCGAACCGCTGGCCGTCGATGTGCTGTGCGATCTGGTGGGGCGTGGCGATCTCGAGGACGCCGAGCGGATGCGCCTGATCACCATCGAAAGGTCCGGCGATCAACTCATGGCCCGCCTGGCACACCCGCTGTACGGCGAACTGCGCCGGGCCGCGGCCGGCGAGATGTACCTGTCGAAGATCCGCGGCCGACTGGCGCAGCGACTCGCAAGGGACGCGGATGCGGATTCACAGGCGACGGTGCGCAGGGCGTTGCTTGCCCTCGAGTCCGATCTGCCGCCGGATCCACAACTGTGCCTGCAGGCCGCGCAGTACGCGATGACTCTGCTGGATCTCGATCTGGCCGACCGCTTCGCGACCGCGGCGGCGTCGGCCGGGGCGCCGGACGCCCTCGGGGTCAGAGCGATGAACCTGTTACTTCTCGGTCGCGGTCCGCAGGCCGAGAACGTATTGCGTGAGATCGGCGAAGGCGGCGCGGCCGGGGCGAATCAATGGAACACGCTGCGCGCCGCCAACATGATCTGGATGCTCGGTCGGTGCAACGATGCCGCGGCGCTACTGCAGAATTCGGGCCCCGACACCGAATCACCCGCCGATGCGGCGGCTCGGACGGCGGTGGAGGCCTGCGTCGACGCGGTTTCCGCCCGGTGCGGCGCGGCTGCGGAAAAGGCAACAGCGGCACTGAAGTCCGGCTTACTGTCGGATTTCCACGCGATGCTCGCATCGGTGGCGCTCACCATGGCACTCGGTGCGCTGGGCCGGGGGGATGACCTCACCACCGTCGCCCAAGGTGCCCTCGACCGTGCCATCACGTCGTTCCAGGCATCCCACATGCGGTTCTGGTTCGGCAGCGTCTACGCCCGGGCCTGCAGGCTGACTGGGCGCACCGAGGAGTGCGTGGCGATGGTTGAACGCCTTGCTGACTCGGCTCGTGAGGTTCCCGGCCTGGCCTATGCGAACCTGGCGTCGCTGATGGGTGTCGCCGAGTTGATGCGCGGCGATGTCAGGAGCGCCGCGAAACTGCTGCACGAGGCGCTGGCCGGCGTCGAACGGCACAGTGTCAGAACGGGTTTGCGTCCCGCTACCTGTTTTCTGCTTGCAGAGGCGCATGCGAAACTCGGCGAGGCGGAAGCGGCCAAAGAAGCGATCGTCGAGGCCCAGAAATGCGTTCCACCCGACTATCTGTTCATGCAGACCGCGCTGAGCATCGCCACGGGATGGTCGCTGGCCGCGAACGGTTGTGTCAACGAGGCGATCCGCGCGGTCAAGTCGGCTGCAGCCCAGGCGCGTCAACGCGAACAGCCGACGCACGAGCTGGCCTGCCTGCAGGTGGCGGCGCAGTGGGGCGACGTCTCCGGCGCGGTACGGGCCCGCGAGATCGCGAACGACCTGGACCTGCCGCTGGCCAAAGCCGTTGCCCAGCACGCGGAATCGTTGGCCGCCAACGACGGCGAAGGGCTCTTGCGGGCGTCGAGCGATTACCAGGCGATGGGTGACCGCGCGACCGCTGCCGACGTCGCCGCTCAGGCGGCTGTGGCGTTTACCGCGGATCAGCAGCGTAAGCGCGGTCTCTGGGCCGCTGCGTTGGCCAAGGAACTCAGCGACGCGTGCGGTGGGTTGTGCACCCCCGCTCTGCGCAGCCCGGCAAGTCAACCGTTGACAGGACGGCAGCGCGAGATCGTCGAACTGATCGTGGCGGGGCTGTCCAACCGCCAGATCGCTGACCGGCTGGTGATGTCCGTCCGGAGCGTCGAGGGCCACGTGTACCGCGCGTGTCAGCGGGTCGGGGCCAGTTCTCGCGAGGAACTGACGAGGATCGCACGGGCGGGACCGGCCGCGACCCGCTAA
- a CDS encoding heme-binding protein, translating to MVKASRAARRAVAAVIGSGAVAGAMLFGGAAMAFAQPTPVPPPPPPPAPGAPPPGCTAADLAQASGTVGTATGQYLFTHPDVNNFFTSLRGLPNEELRGRVQTYMDANPQVEAELNAIRQPVTDLRTRCDAPAPLDR from the coding sequence ATGGTGAAAGCGAGCCGCGCTGCACGGCGTGCAGTGGCTGCAGTGATCGGTAGCGGGGCGGTGGCCGGCGCGATGCTGTTCGGGGGCGCCGCAATGGCATTTGCTCAACCCACGCCCGTCCCGCCGCCTCCGCCGCCTCCGGCGCCTGGGGCCCCGCCGCCTGGGTGCACGGCGGCCGACCTGGCGCAGGCGTCGGGCACAGTCGGAACGGCGACGGGGCAGTACTTGTTCACCCACCCGGACGTCAACAACTTTTTCACCAGTCTCCGTGGGCTGCCGAACGAGGAACTCCGCGGCAGGGTGCAGACATATATGGACGCCAATCCTCAGGTTGAGGCCGAGCTCAACGCGATCCGTCAGCCGGTGACGGATCTGCGGACTCGCTGCGACGCGCCAGCCCCTTTGGATAGGTAA
- a CDS encoding MFS transporter has translation MMTNKRGPLFLILFSALMAGAGNGISIVAFPWLVLQRNGSAVEASVVAMAGTLPLLAAALIAGAAVDYLGRRRVAMISDALSAISVAAVPVLALTFGVDVINVAVLAVLAGLGGFFDPAGMTARETMLPEAAGRAGWTLDRANSVYEAIFNLAYIVGPGIGGLLIATLGGVNTMWVTATAFTLSIIAIGTLRLEGTGKPDREALSESVWAGIVEGLRFVWSNRVLRTLAFISLAANGLYLPMESVLFPKYFTDRNEPAQLGWVLMAMGIGGLVGALGYAVLSRYMSRRTTMLTAVITLGAAMTVIAFLPPLPLILGLSAVVGLVYGPIAPIYNYVMQTRAPKHLRGRVVGVMGSLAYAAGPLGLIVAGPLTDAAGLTTTFLALSLPMLLLGIVAVFLPALRELDRPPPAEHSR, from the coding sequence ATGATGACGAACAAGCGCGGCCCGCTCTTTCTGATCCTGTTCTCCGCGCTGATGGCCGGCGCCGGCAACGGCATCTCGATCGTGGCATTCCCATGGCTTGTGTTGCAGCGCAACGGCTCTGCTGTCGAGGCATCGGTGGTCGCGATGGCCGGAACGCTGCCGCTGCTCGCGGCGGCCCTGATCGCCGGCGCCGCGGTGGACTATCTCGGGCGCCGACGCGTGGCGATGATCTCCGATGCGTTGTCCGCGATATCGGTGGCCGCGGTGCCCGTGCTGGCGTTGACGTTTGGAGTCGATGTCATCAACGTCGCGGTGCTGGCGGTGCTCGCCGGACTCGGCGGCTTCTTCGACCCGGCGGGCATGACCGCCCGCGAGACGATGCTGCCGGAGGCGGCAGGGCGGGCGGGTTGGACCCTGGACCGAGCCAACAGCGTGTACGAGGCGATCTTCAATCTGGCCTACATCGTCGGGCCCGGTATCGGAGGCCTGCTGATAGCCACGCTCGGCGGCGTCAACACCATGTGGGTCACTGCGACGGCGTTCACGCTGTCGATCATCGCGATCGGCACTCTGCGGCTGGAAGGCACGGGCAAACCCGACCGAGAAGCGCTGTCGGAGAGCGTCTGGGCGGGCATCGTCGAGGGGCTCCGGTTCGTCTGGAGCAACAGGGTCCTGCGCACATTGGCGTTCATCAGCCTGGCGGCCAACGGCCTGTATCTGCCGATGGAGTCAGTTCTCTTTCCCAAGTACTTCACCGACCGCAACGAACCCGCGCAGCTGGGCTGGGTGTTGATGGCCATGGGCATCGGCGGTCTGGTCGGCGCGCTGGGATACGCGGTCCTGTCGAGGTACATGAGCCGCCGCACCACGATGCTGACCGCGGTGATCACCCTCGGCGCGGCGATGACGGTGATCGCGTTCCTCCCGCCCCTGCCGCTCATCCTCGGGCTCAGTGCCGTCGTCGGGCTGGTGTACGGACCGATCGCACCGATCTACAACTACGTGATGCAGACCCGCGCGCCGAAGCATCTGCGGGGTCGGGTGGTCGGGGTGATGGGTTCGCTGGCCTACGCCGCTGGCCCGCTCGGGTTGATCGTGGCAGGACCGCTCACCGATGCCGCCGGCCTGACTACGACCTTCCTTGCCCTGTCGCTGCCCATGCTGCTGCTCGGCATCGTCGCCGTGTTCCTGCCAGCGCTGCGGGAGCTGGATCGCCCACCGCCGGCTGAACACTCACGCTGA
- a CDS encoding cytochrome P450, translated as MTATLSQSSPVRFQLATASTWANPWGMYRALRDHDPVHHVVPDDKPDHDYYVMSRHADIFAAARDHETYSSAQGLTVNYGELDLIGLADNPPMVMQDPPVHTEFRRLVSRGFTPRQVEAVEPKVREYVIERVERIRANGGGDIVAELFKPLPSMVVAHYLGVPEGDRDKFDGWTDAIVAANTAEGGIGGALEHLGDALGEMMAYFTALIEKRRVDPEDDTVSHLVAAGVGADGDIAGVLSILAFTFTMVTGGNDTTTGMLGGSVQLLHQRPDQRKLLADNADLIPDAIDEFLRLTSPVQMLGRTVTRDVTVADTTIPEGRRVMLLYGSANRDERQYGDDAGELDVTRKPRNILTFSHGAHHCLGAAAARMQSRVALTELLARIPDFQVDEDGIVWAGGSYVRRPLSVPFTVIR; from the coding sequence ATGACGGCAACTCTGTCTCAGAGCTCTCCGGTCCGTTTTCAGCTAGCCACCGCCAGCACCTGGGCCAACCCGTGGGGTATGTACCGGGCGCTGCGCGACCACGACCCCGTCCACCACGTCGTGCCCGACGACAAACCCGACCACGACTACTACGTCATGTCGCGGCATGCTGACATCTTTGCGGCGGCGCGCGATCACGAGACCTACTCCTCGGCCCAGGGTCTGACGGTCAACTACGGCGAACTCGATCTCATCGGCCTGGCCGACAACCCGCCGATGGTCATGCAAGATCCGCCGGTGCACACCGAGTTCCGCAGGCTGGTGTCGCGTGGCTTCACACCTCGTCAGGTCGAGGCCGTCGAGCCCAAGGTGCGCGAGTACGTGATAGAGCGAGTCGAGCGCATCCGTGCCAACGGTGGCGGCGACATCGTCGCCGAACTGTTCAAGCCGCTGCCATCGATGGTCGTCGCGCACTACCTCGGCGTGCCGGAAGGCGACCGCGACAAGTTCGACGGATGGACTGACGCAATCGTCGCGGCCAACACCGCCGAGGGCGGCATCGGTGGAGCGCTCGAGCATCTGGGTGATGCGCTGGGCGAGATGATGGCCTACTTCACCGCGCTGATCGAAAAGCGTCGCGTCGACCCCGAGGACGATACGGTCTCGCACCTGGTGGCGGCGGGTGTCGGCGCCGACGGCGACATCGCCGGCGTGCTGTCGATTCTCGCGTTCACCTTCACCATGGTCACGGGTGGTAACGACACCACAACCGGCATGCTCGGCGGCTCCGTGCAACTGCTGCACCAGCGGCCCGACCAGCGAAAGCTGCTGGCCGACAACGCCGATCTGATCCCCGACGCGATCGATGAGTTCCTGCGTCTCACCTCGCCGGTCCAGATGCTCGGCCGGACGGTGACCCGCGACGTCACGGTCGCAGACACCACCATCCCCGAGGGACGGCGGGTGATGCTCCTCTACGGATCGGCCAACCGCGACGAACGCCAGTACGGCGACGATGCGGGCGAGCTCGACGTGACGCGTAAACCGCGCAACATCCTGACCTTCAGCCACGGTGCCCACCACTGCCTCGGTGCCGCCGCCGCCCGGATGCAGTCCCGCGTCGCGCTGACCGAGCTCCTGGCGCGAATCCCCGACTTCCAGGTCGACGAGGACGGGATCGTCTGGGCCGGAGGCAGTTACGTGCGCCGGCCGCTGTCAGTTCCGTTCACGGTCATCCGCTGA
- a CDS encoding FAD-binding oxidoreductase, with translation MSADALADLIAELPEGAVVTDPDILASYRQDRAFDPNAGTPLAVVRPRCTEDVQATLRWATANHVAVVPRGMGTGLSGGATALNGAIVLTTEKMRDITVDPVTRTAVAQPGLLNAEVKAAVAEHGLWYPPDPSSFEICSIGGNIATNAGGLCCVKYGVTTDYVLGLQVVLADGTAVRLGGPRLKDVAGLSLTKLFVGSEGTLGVITEVTLRLLPPQRVASTVVATFDSVEAAAQSVVTITGKMRPSMLEFMDSASINAVEDKLRMGLDRTAAAMMVAATDDRGATGVEDAEFMAGVFTKYGAKEVFTTADPDEGEAFVAARRFCIPAVEMKGSLLLEDVGVPLPALAELVGGVAKIAANHDLLISVIAHAGDGNTHPLIVYDPADAAMTERAHQAFGEIMDLAVGLGGTITGEHGVGRLKRPWLEGQIGPDAMELNRRIKAALDPDNILNPGAAI, from the coding sequence ATGAGTGCGGATGCGCTGGCCGACCTGATCGCCGAGCTACCCGAAGGTGCCGTCGTCACCGATCCCGACATCCTGGCGTCCTACCGCCAGGACCGCGCCTTCGACCCGAATGCGGGAACACCACTGGCCGTGGTGCGGCCGCGATGCACCGAAGACGTGCAGGCGACGCTGCGGTGGGCCACCGCCAACCACGTGGCCGTCGTGCCCCGCGGTATGGGCACCGGATTGTCCGGCGGCGCAACGGCGTTGAACGGCGCGATCGTGCTGACCACCGAGAAGATGCGCGACATCACCGTCGACCCGGTGACACGCACGGCCGTCGCGCAACCCGGCCTGCTCAACGCCGAGGTCAAGGCCGCGGTCGCCGAGCACGGGCTGTGGTATCCGCCGGATCCGTCGTCGTTCGAGATCTGTTCCATCGGCGGCAATATCGCCACCAACGCCGGCGGGCTGTGCTGTGTGAAGTACGGGGTCACCACGGACTACGTCCTCGGGCTGCAGGTGGTCTTGGCCGACGGCACCGCGGTGCGACTCGGCGGTCCGCGTCTGAAAGATGTCGCCGGGCTCTCGTTGACCAAACTGTTCGTCGGCAGCGAGGGCACGCTCGGCGTGATCACCGAGGTGACACTTCGCCTGCTTCCGCCGCAGCGGGTGGCCAGCACCGTCGTCGCCACGTTCGATTCCGTCGAGGCCGCAGCGCAATCCGTCGTCACCATCACCGGCAAGATGCGGCCCTCGATGCTGGAGTTCATGGATTCGGCGTCGATCAACGCCGTCGAGGACAAGCTGCGGATGGGGCTGGACCGGACCGCCGCCGCCATGATGGTCGCGGCGACCGACGACCGCGGCGCCACCGGAGTCGAGGATGCCGAGTTCATGGCCGGGGTGTTCACCAAGTACGGCGCGAAAGAGGTGTTCACGACCGCGGATCCCGACGAGGGTGAGGCGTTCGTCGCGGCTCGTAGATTCTGCATACCCGCTGTGGAGATGAAGGGTTCGTTGTTGCTCGAGGACGTCGGCGTTCCGCTGCCCGCGCTGGCAGAGCTGGTCGGCGGCGTGGCGAAGATCGCCGCGAATCACGACCTGTTGATCTCGGTGATCGCGCACGCCGGCGACGGCAACACCCACCCGCTGATCGTCTACGACCCTGCGGACGCCGCGATGACCGAACGCGCCCACCAAGCGTTCGGCGAGATCATGGATCTGGCCGTCGGACTCGGCGGCACGATCACCGGCGAGCACGGCGTGGGCCGGTTGAAGCGCCCCTGGCTCGAGGGCCAGATCGGCCCGGATGCGATGGAGCTCAATCGGCGCATCAAAGCGGCGCTGGACCCCGACAACATCCTGAATCCCGGGGCCGCGATCTGA
- a CDS encoding TetR/AcrR family transcriptional regulator: MAGDWLAARRTEVAADRILDAAGELFAAKEAATVGMHEIASAAGCSRATLYRYFENREALYTAYVHREAYRLYREMTDQITALVDPRERLIEGMIASLRNVRESPALASWFATTQRPIGAEMAEESEVIKALTEAFVISLGPDNPELVAHRSRWLVRVMTSLMLFPGHDEDDERAMLEEFVVPIVLPAARETAR; encoded by the coding sequence ATGGCGGGCGACTGGCTGGCGGCACGGCGGACCGAGGTCGCCGCCGACCGGATCCTCGACGCGGCGGGTGAACTGTTCGCCGCAAAAGAGGCCGCGACCGTCGGCATGCACGAAATCGCCTCCGCCGCAGGATGCTCGCGCGCGACGCTGTACCGGTACTTCGAGAACCGTGAAGCGCTCTACACCGCGTATGTACACCGTGAGGCCTACCGGCTCTATCGCGAGATGACCGATCAGATCACCGCGCTGGTCGATCCCCGTGAGCGTCTGATCGAGGGCATGATCGCCTCGCTGCGTAATGTTCGCGAAAGTCCCGCGTTGGCATCGTGGTTCGCGACAACGCAGCGACCGATCGGCGCGGAGATGGCCGAGGAATCTGAGGTCATCAAGGCGTTGACCGAGGCGTTCGTCATCTCGCTGGGACCCGACAACCCCGAACTGGTCGCACACCGGTCACGCTGGCTGGTGCGCGTCATGACGTCGCTGATGCTCTTCCCCGGGCATGACGAGGACGACGAGCGGGCGATGCTCGAGGAGTTCGTCGTGCCGATCGTGTTGCCCGCGGCCCGCGAGACCGCTAGGTAG